The window CACCAGTTTTTGTGATATTTGTTCAACACACAGTGTTGAGATGAGCTTTTTCGTTTGCAGGTATCACATATTTAGATTAATCCCAAAGAATTGTCAACGAAGGAACAGTTGTGTACTGCATATTTAAACCTATTTCCAGCGATTGGCAGGACAACACATTATTGATCAGGTTCACGGCGTTAAAAAAGACGCAACACTTCAGCCTGAATGGTTTGGGGTTGAAGTCTTAATGCAAAAAAGGTATGACAAATACGAAATATTAATAATTCGTTAAAAAGGAACCCGGCCCATGGATATTGGTATCCAAATTCAAAAACAAGACAATTTTTCAATCGTAGCGGTATCCGGAAAAATTGATGCGATAACTTCAGATGGACTGGAAGGCGCCCTGATTGACCTCATTGACCAGGGCGAGAAGCATATCATTCTTGACCTTGAAAAAACAACATACATCAGCAGTGCCGGGCTCAGAATTTTGATCGTTATCACCAAACAGCTATACGATGACGGACAGTTCTGCCTTTGCAATGCTAACGATAACGTCCACGAAATAATTGAAATGGCCGGCTTTAACGTATTTATGAATATTTACAGCGATCTTACTGAGGCAAAAAGCAAAGTTACCGATTCCTGAATCCCGGTAATTCACGGGCCGGGCAGTCAGACAAATTTGGCAGACAGGTTCAATGGCAGGTGTATTCAATGAAAAAAAAAATATTTAAGCCCGAGATTGAATCAGTTATCAAAATCCAGAACTATATTAGCGAAAAAATTCATACGGAAAAACTAACTGACAAAAACTGGTTCAAGCTTAATCTGATCATTGAAGAAATAGTCGTCAATATCGTATCGTACGGGCTCAAAGACCGAAAAAATGGTTTCATTGAGGTCGGTGTAACATCCACAGACCAAGGCATTTTTTTGGAAATTTCAGACAATGGCGTGGCGTTCAACCTCCTTGAAAAAAAAGACCCGGATATTTCTGCAGATATTAAAGACCGCAATCCCGGCGGACTTGGAATTTTTTTAATCAAACAGATTGCAAAAGACGTTCAATACGCCAGAAAAGATGACAAAAATATTATTCGCCTGTTGATTGCCTGAATCAAAACAAACAACGGCAAAAGTTGCCGGCAATCAGGCAATCTTTACCGTTTTAAAAAAGCATGGAACACGTCAAATAAGAAAATAATATTTATAAATCAAAGCATTACATTTCCATTTAATAGAGGCACAGGACTTGCTTTTCCCAAGAAGCATGGTAGGGGAACAATGATCATATCATGCAACAAAGGAAAACATCATGACATCCATATATAGTAATTATTCAGGCCTCAGTTCCTATGCCGGGACCAGCCTTTCCGGCCTTTTGTCAAACACCTCGACCACGAACACAGGTATTGATGAATCAAGTACCGGCACATCCGCAGGTACAGACACAGTAACGCTGTCGCCGGAAGCTGTGGCCGCAACCAATCGGGAATCCATTGGGCTTCCGGCAACAGGCACACTGACCCTGTCGGATTTTCAAACAGCTGCATCCGACCAGGAAGAAACCGTAAGCACCCTGCTGGCATCAGCCATGGAAGAACTGGGCATCGATTCTGACCAAAAGGTTTCATTGTCCCTGAACAGCGACAATGAAATTGAAGTTAAGAACAGCTTTACAGGCAGCAATGACCTTGAAAATCTGTTAAATGCAAACAGCGAGTTCTCCCGGACGTTCACCGCTTTAACGGCAAACAATGAAATTTTAGATTTTACCGATGACCTTCAGGAAAAAGTCGGCAGCACCAGTCTGGCCGACTACATCAACAGTGACACCACCCAGACGGACCTTCTCTCCCTGGCAGCCGAATATGCCGGCATCAGGGCAGCCTCGGGCTCCCTGGAAACTTTGCTGAGTATCAGCCACCAGGAAACGCCCTACACCTATGAATACAATTAGGCACAACGTATCCTTTTATAATATTTCCCATTGATTCAATCGTTTTTTTAATATAAAAAATTGAAAATCTTAATGCAGGCATGAAGCCTGTGGTTCAGATTAAATTTCATTGGTTTTTTTCCGGACCCGGCCAAGAAGGTTTAGACTTTTACCGGCAACGCTGTTGTGCGTATTTTATAAAAATTTAGGAAGTTACAGGAGAAAAAACTAATGAAAAAAACACTGATCGCATCAGGGCTCATGTTTGCTGCACTTATGTTTGCTGCCGTAAGTGTCCAGGCGCACTACGGCATGGTTATCCCTTCGGACAACATGGTCATGCCGGATGAAGACCGTACCGTTCACCTTACAGCCTCTTTTTCCCATCCCTTTGAACAGATTGGAATGGAACTGGTCAAACCCAAGGTCTTTGCCGTACGTGCCAACGGTCAGGAACAAGATCTGTTAGGGACGCTCAAACAGGCCCAAATTATGGACCATACAGCCTGGAAAACCGATTACAAAATCAAAAAACCCGGTGTCTACATGTTTTACATGGAGCCGGTACCCTACTGGGAACCTGCCGAAGACTGCTTTATCATTCATTATACAAAAACTGTGGTCACCGCGTTTGGTGATGACGAAGGATGGGACGAAGAGATCGGTCTGAAAACCGAAATCGTTCCTTTGTCAAAACCGTTTGCCCAGTATAAAGGCAACGTGTTCCAGGGTATTGTTAAATTAGACGGCCAGGCTGTGCCCTTTGCAGAAGTTGAAGTGGAATATTACAACGAAGACGGCAAATCCGAAGCCCCCACCGATTATATGGTTACCCAGACCATCAAGGCTGATGCAAACGGCGTTTTTACCTATGCTGCACCCAGGGCTGGGTGGTGGGGATTTGCAGCGCTCAATGAAGCTGATTTCACCCTTAAGGCGGATGGACAGGACAAGGGTGTTGAATTGGGTGCTGTTATATGGGTAAAATTCGAAGACTGGAAAACAAAATAGTGCTTTTACTGATTTCCGGCCGGGTTGTTTTCAGCAGTCCGGCCGGATAGCTATTAATGGTGAGAAGATATTATGCATATTTCTGAAGGTGTTCTTTCCGCCCCGGTTTTAGGGGCCGGAATTACGCTGGCATTGGCCGGCACTGCCATCGGCTTGAAAAAACTTGAAGAGGATAAAATCCCGAAGGCCGCAATTTTGTCGGCCGCTTTTTTTGTGGCGTCCCTGATTCATGTGCCCATCGGGCCGTCAAGCGCCCATCTGGTTCTTAACGGGATACTTGGACTGATGCTGGGTTGGGTTGCGTTTCCATCCATTCTTATTGCGCTTCTGCTCCAGGGTGTTCTGTTCCAGTTCGGCGGGATCACCACCCTGGGGGTAAACACCGTCATCATGGCCACACCTGCGGTGGTCTGTTATTACCTGTTTGCAGGTTTTGCCGTCAGACAAGGCGCTGTGGGTTATGCAGCCTCATTTGCCTGCGGGTTTTTAAGCGTATTTTTCAGCAGTCTGCTTGTGGGTGCAGCTTTGATGTTTACCCAGGAAAGTTTCTTTGAGGTGGCCTGGGCCGTTATTCTTACCCATCTGCCAGTCATGATCATTGAGGGGCTTGTGGCCGTTTTCTGCGTGGGGTTTCTCAAGAAAGTGCAGCCCGAGCTTCTTCCCAGATGGTCTTCATCCCAGCAACAGGCCGCACTGAAAAACCTCAACGACATGGCCGAAAAACACGCATAGTCTGAAATTTTTTTTATTCGTGGTTAACAATTATGATACATGGAAAATATTTTATAAGCCTGCCCTGCCTGATGATCTTTGCTCTGCTTTTTAACGGTACGGCCCTTGCGCACAAGGTCACTGTGTTTGCCTGGGTGGAAGGAAACACTGTTCTGGGAGAAAGTAAATTCAGCGGAGGAAAAAAGGCCCAGAAAGCGGAAATCATTGTCTGGGATTTAGAAGGAAAAGAACTTCTGCGTACCAAAACCAATGAAAAAGGAGAATTCTCATTCCCCCTCCCCGGAAAAACGGCCATGCGTATAGAATTGATTGCCGGAATGGGGCATAAGGCGGAATGGATTATTCCCCTTGAAGATATTGATGACACCGCCTTGGCTGCCCCCTCCGGAGATACCGTGAAACCTGTTCCGGAACCCGAAGAAAAAACAGATCCAGGACAGATGACACCGACAGCTGCGTCCATTGACCCGGCCCAGCTTGAAGCTATCGTTGAGAAGGCCGTAACCAGGGCATTAAATCAAAAAATCACTCCGCTGACCAAAATGGTTGCGGATCTGGAGCAGAAAGGTCCGTCCATAAATGAAATTATCGGCGGCATCGGCTACATATTCGGCCTGATGGGTGTGGCCATGTACTTTTCATCCCGCAAGAAGAAATCGTAAACAGCACCCCCCATGATTGAAGAGACCTTTGCTTCGGGCCGTTCATTTATTCACAAAACAGATCCCCGGTGCAGGGTGGTGGCCGCCATCCTGCTCTGCTTTGTCATTGCCCTGGGCCGGAAAATACCCATGCTCTGGGCAGGATTTGGATTGTCCATAATACTGGTGATGTGGGCCCGCCTGAACCTTGTGGATGTGTTCAAACGCCTGTTGGCCATCTGGTTTTTTCTGCTGTTTTTATGGGCTATTCTGCCCTTTACCTGCCAGGGGGAGGTAATATGGCGAATGGGAAAACTTGGCATCACCAGACAGGGCATAGACCTGTGCACAGCCATCACAATTAAATCCAATGCTGTTCTGCTGGTGTTTATCGCCCTGATTACCACCATGGATTTCAGCACCCTGGGCTATGCCTTGAATTTTTTCAATGCCCCGAAAAAGCTTGTACACCTGCTGCTGTTAACCTACCGGTATATTTTTGTCATTGAAGAGGAGCACCGGCGCCTGGTCCGGGCGGCAAAACTGCGTTGCTTTCAACCCGGCACCAATATGCACACCTACAGGACCTATGCCTATCTTTGCGGCATGCTCTTTGTCCGGGCATCGGCCAGGGCCCAACGGGTTTACAATGCCATGAAATGCAGGGGATTTTCGGGCAGATTTATATGCCTGCATGAATTTGCCATTTCCCGGGCAGACAAAATCTGGACCCTGGCGATACTGACAGCTGCAGCCTGTCTATTTTTTATGGAGACAACTCTATGACGTTATCTACGGCCATCCTGCGCCTTGAGAACATCAGCTTCAGCTACCCGGGCCAGGGCCGGGTGTTAAACGATCTGAGCCTTGAAGTCAACAAAGGGGACCGCATCGGTTTAATCGGTCCCAACGGCAGCGGAAAAACCACCCTGTTTCATATTATCATGGGATTGCTAGCCCCGACTTCAGGCACCATTGAATTTTTCGGCACCCCTGTCAAATCACAAAAAGATTTCAAAGACATTTACAAAAAAGTAGGTTTTCTGTTCCAGGATGCCGATGACCAGCTGTTCAGCCCCACGGTTCTGGAAGATGTGGCTTTTGGGCCGCTCAATCTGGGCAAATCCAAAGCCGAAGCCCGGATTATCGCGCAAACCACCCTGGAACGCTTAGGTATAGCTCACTTTGAAAACAGAATCACCCACAAACTGTCCGGCGGGGAAAAACGGCTGGTGGCCCTGGCCACGGTGCTTTCCATGGAACCGGAACTGCTGCTTCTTGACGAACCCAGCACAGGCCTTGATGAAAGAACCAAAGCCGTTCTGGTCAAGGTATTGAACGACCTTGACCTTTCCTACATCCTGATCTCCCATGAAAGTGATTTTATGTCACAGGCGTCTGACACCATGTTTATGATGGAAAACGGGCAGTTACTAAAAGATGTTCATATCCATCAGTATATCCACAAGCATCCCAACCCCGGACAGCGCCATTGAGCGACCATTGATTTGTCGCCTGCTTTGGATGCAAAAAATGTAACCGGATTAAACTGAATTATAACCACAGGCTACAAAAGCGGAGCTGAACAGTGGGCAGAATGGGGCGTGAGACATAAAATAGTCTAAGACATCAAGGATGGTGTCGAATTTGCATTAACCAAATCTGCAAAATAAACAATTGCAGCGGCAGATAAACAGAAAATTCCATGGGGTTTATAAGTCCGGTCATTTCTTTCTTTTTGATCTGTCCGGATTTCTATTGATTCGTATTTTTGAGCAGGATGGTGGCAATGAAAAAAGATTTCATTATAATTCTAACGTTACTGTTCCTTGCAGTTCTGGGGATTTATGTGTCATGTACTGGTACAGAGACAGGCAAAAGAGTAAAAAAAATGAACGAAACGACATTAACTACACCTGCCGGGGATACAGCAAATGCGGTCGTGTCAACGACCATCAATGGCGAAACGGCGGCAATGACAATGAACTGACTGAAGTGGAAACACCTTTTACTCTAAAAGCCCCTATATAGTTAACGAAAACAAAAATGAACAATACAAATTTTGAAGATTACTACGAAGATCTCCAGGTCAGCCCCAATGCGGATATGGCCACCATTGATCGGGTATACCGCCTCCTGGCCAAGCAATACCATCCGGACAACATAGCCACGGGCAATCTTGAACGGTTCCAGGTTCTGACCACTGCCCACAGAATATTATCAGATCCTGAAAAAAGAGCAGCCTATGACGTCTCCTACGAAGAAAACCGATCCGGGCGCTGGCAGAACTTTTTCCAGGCAATCCCCGAAGGAAAACTGGAGGCAGATGACTACCGGCGGAATCATTTGCTGTCGGTGCTCTATGTCAGATGCCGGGAAAACCCCAGGGACCCTGGGGTTGGGCTCTGGCGCCTGGAACAGATACTGGGGTGGCCTGAAAACCTGATGGAGTTTCACTGCTGGTATCTTAAGGAAAAAGGATATATGGTCAGGAACGACAGCGGCGGGCTGGCCATCACCGCAAGTGGCGAGGATAAGATAGAGAAAGAGGGACTGGCCTTTGGCAAAGATCGACTTCTCCCTGAAACTACGGGGAACGTAAATAGGTGAACAGGATTCAAACCAACGAGGCACCCCGGAAATGTTCGATCATATGAATAATGTGAAGGGCTGGGATGTACTGTGTTGTATTTGCCTCGGTGATTAGATCCACGCTTGCCAAACGGTCAGGCGTGACGGAAGCATCTCTAAAACGATTTGAGCAAACAGGGAAAGTGTCTTTGGAAAACCTTTTGAAAATCATGCATGCCCTGGGCCGTATTCACGAAATCAATTTGCTTTTGGAGCCGCCTGAAGCTCGGTCATTGAACGATCTACGGACCAGAGAACAGAAGCCTCCCCAAAGGGGCCTGATTTGAAAGAGTTAAACGTATTCCTGCGTTTTGATGATAGATATCCACCCTCAAATTTAAACGGCCACCCGCAAATTAAAGAAACGCCCCGGTTAAGACCCGGCCGCCGGTGAGCATAATTCGTCAGTATTCACCGTCATAGACCGAAAATGGGCACAACGGTCTGAATCATATCCAGTGACTTTTGGGGCGCCTTCATCTGCCCAAGCCATGGAATCACTGTTTGAACTGTTTCCGGGGAAATATCGCGGATTCGGTCCCCGGTTTTCCTCAGAATTTGGGCCAGTGCCACAGCCATTTGATCTTTGGGCTCCCACCGGATCTTCATCACTCTATTTGTCCACTTCTCCACCTCGTTGGCCGGAATAACCTTGTCCACAGAGCCATAAAGAAGCTCTCTGGCACCAATTCTGGACAAGGCCCAGAACATCTGATGGGGGGTTTTGCCCGGTTTCAACTGGGGTATCAGCTTCTTTGCCAAAGCCGACTTTGTCCTTTACCAGAAGACGCTCCATATTAACGGCAGCCATCCACGTTTCCGTCATCTCCTGCCGGGCACTTTTTTTACAATTTGGGCATTCGCGCTTCATCAAAGGCATCACCAAAGCCCTGCCTCATACAGAATCCAGTCAGATTCAACCATCAAATTTCATGCTCCGGCTGTTCTGCCGCCATTGGGCATTTTCAATCAGATGATCTGCCACTGCTGACCGATGAATGCGTAAGACCGAGCAGTGCTCCGATCTTCCCTTAATTGTTAAATTTCCAAAGCAGCCGGAGGGCAGACATAAACGCCTTTTTTGATCTCATAGGATTCATCAACAGGAGCAACAACCCATGCTGATTTAGGATTTATTGCATCAACCAACTCATAAAAACCCCGGGAAGGTTTCGGGGCTTTAGAAAGTTTGCATTCAAAAAGATGTTGTTGACCTGCTCTATCCAAAATGAGATCTATTTCAGCGCCATTGGATGTTCTTACAAAAGAAGGCCTCCAGCGATCATATTCCGTGATAATATTTTCAATGACGAAGCCCTCCCAGGACGCTCCGGATATCGGATTCGACAGTAAAGAATCGTACTGCTCAATATCAAGTAACGCATGAAGAATTCCACTATCCCGCAAATAGACTTTTGGGGATTTAATCAATCTCTTTTTTAAATTTGTTTCTGCCGGGGGCAACAAACGAACCATATAGGTCTGCTCCAGAATTGCCAAATATTTTTTTAAAGTCGGAATCGATAAATCAGCTGCTGCTGCCAGTTTATGATAATTTACAGTTTGACCGTGATAATGTGCCAGGAGCAGCCATAGACGCTCAATTACAGGGACTGGAATATTGAATCCTAAATTTGGAATATCACGTTCCATGAATGTTCGAATAAAATCAAGACGCCAGTCAAAACTATTCATATCATTAGCGGCAAGAATACTTTCTGGAAAACCACCCCTGAGCCAAATATCCGGCCAATCTGATGAGTCAGCAACTTCTTTAACTGTAAACGGTGTCAAATCAATATAAGCGATGCGTCCTGCAAGTGATTCTGTTGATTGCTTGATCAAGTCCCGGGAAGCTGATCCTAAAATTAAAAATCTGCCCGGTCTTCTATCTTTATCTATTTCTGAACGAAGAACAGAAAAGAATTCTGGAAGAAGTTGAATCTCGTCAAGGCAAATGAGCTTATCTCTATAGCGGTCAAAAAAAAGTTCCGGTTCTGACAATTTGTTCCGGTCAACCCGGTCTTGTAAGTCGAGATAAATTGAGGGTGTGTCTTTGAGAAGCATTTTAGCAGTTGTTGATTTGCCGGATTGCCTGGGACCAAGAATGGCCACAGCAGGCGAACGAGAAAGCGCACTGTGTAATTTATTTTCTTTTTCTCTTTGAATGTAACCATGCATATAAAGAACTCCATTTCATGATTTACATGCTTAATACAATAATAATGAAATGTCAAACGACTGCCTGATCACCTATTTTCACACCATGCCTTTTAAATCACCCACGATTGATTTCAAGAGCATACTTCAATTTTTAAGGATGCCCTTGTGGTTGTCTCCCTACAAACTCCCCCCTGAACCAGGCCTGCACGAACATACTGACCGCGGCTTCGGTCCCATATTCGGTTTGTTTGATGACTCTCTTCCGGAGGGGTGGGGGCTCTTGCTCATGGACCGCTTTTTTAGACAACAGGGATTTGATATCGAACAGCTCACGGTCTTAGACCGCCTCACTTTTCTTGGGAATACCACAATGGGTGCCCTTGTTTATGAACCCGCCACCGGGCCTGAGCGGTTTACAGATCTCATCAATCTTAAAAAATTATCCGATCAATCAAGGCAAATCCTTGAAGGCCGCTGTGTCGATGTCCTGCCGGAACTGATCCGAACCGGTGGTAGCCCGGGCGGGGCAAAGCCCAAGGTCCTGATTGGTGTTAACTCGGATACCATTATCGCGGGAGAAGAGGATTTATCCCAAGGTTTTGAACACTGGATCGTAAAATTTCCTTCCCAAAAAGATTTTCCGGATGCCGGAGCAGTTGAGTATGCTTACTCGCTGATGGCCCAGAATGCCGGTATCCAAATGCCGGAAACCCGTCTTTTTGAAGCAAACGTTCAGGAGCGATTTTTCGGAATCAAACGCTTTGACCGGCAATTCAACCAAAGATTTCATGTCCACACCTTCGGCAATGTGATCCATTCCAATTTTCGAATCCCGGAATGTGACTATGAAACACTCCTTAAAGTGACCCTGGATTTGACCAAAAACCATGAAGACGTTAAACGTATTTTCCGACAAATGGTTTTCAATGTTCTGGCCAACAATCGAGACGATCATGTCAAAAATTTTGCATTCATGATAAACGAATTCAGGGAATGGACGCTTACACCGGCTTATGATCTGGTGTATTCCACGGGCCCCGGAGGAGAACACTCCATGACACTTTCCGGCGAAGGCCGCTCCCCGGGGAAAAATGAAATAAACAAATTAGGCGGTATGATCGGCATAGCCCGAAAAGAAATCAATGGAATCGTCAATCAGGTAGCTAACGCTGTGGGCAACTGGCCGCAGTTTGCCGGACAGGCAAAAGTATTGAATCAGACCAGGGATTATATTCAGGAAAGAATTGACCGGAACATGAATTGCGCAGGCGTATAGATGTCACCTTTTAGGGGACACGCTGCGGAGTATAAGGCCCTGGGGCAGGCTTTCTCCAAAAATGGAAGCCTCATCGGCCGACTCAATGGGCACGACGGTCTGAATCATATCCAAAGACTTTTGGGGCGCCTTCATCTGCCCAAGCCAGGGAATCACTGTTTGCACGGTGTCCGGGGAAACATCGCGGGTTCGGTCCCCGGTTTTCCTCAGAATCTGGGCCAGTGCCACAGCCATTTGATCTTTGGGCTCCCACCGGATCTTCATCACTCTATTTGCCCACTTCTCCACCTCGTTGGCCGGAATAACTCTGTCCACAGAGCCATAAAGGAGCTCTCTGGCACCAATTCTGGACAAGGCCCAGAACATCTGATGGGGTGTTTTGCCCGGTTTCAACTGGGGGATCAGCTTTTTTGCCAAGGCGACTTTGTCCTTTACCAGCAGACGCTCCATATTTGCGGCAGCCATCCACGTTTCTGTCATCTCCTGCCGGGGCACTTTTTTTACGGCATTGCCATCGGCCAGTAAACAGCCGGAAACATCCTGGAAAAACTGTCGCTGTTGACCGGCAGTCAATCCCCCTGCGATGCGACGGCAGAAGATCCACCACTCGACCGCATTCTGTTTGGCTTTGGGGAACATGCCTTTTTTTAGATACACTTTCCACAATTTGGGCATTCGCGCTTCATCAAAGGCGTCTCCAAAGCCCGGCCTCATACAGAATCCTGTCAGGTTCAACCATC is drawn from uncultured Desulfobacter sp. and contains these coding sequences:
- a CDS encoding STAS domain-containing protein → MDIGIQIQKQDNFSIVAVSGKIDAITSDGLEGALIDLIDQGEKHIILDLEKTTYISSAGLRILIVITKQLYDDGQFCLCNANDNVHEIIEMAGFNVFMNIYSDLTEAKSKVTDS
- a CDS encoding ATP-binding protein, translating into MKKKIFKPEIESVIKIQNYISEKIHTEKLTDKNWFKLNLIIEEIVVNIVSYGLKDRKNGFIEVGVTSTDQGIFLEISDNGVAFNLLEKKDPDISADIKDRNPGGLGIFLIKQIAKDVQYARKDDKNIIRLLIA
- a CDS encoding DUF4198 domain-containing protein; this translates as MKKTLIASGLMFAALMFAAVSVQAHYGMVIPSDNMVMPDEDRTVHLTASFSHPFEQIGMELVKPKVFAVRANGQEQDLLGTLKQAQIMDHTAWKTDYKIKKPGVYMFYMEPVPYWEPAEDCFIIHYTKTVVTAFGDDEGWDEEIGLKTEIVPLSKPFAQYKGNVFQGIVKLDGQAVPFAEVEVEYYNEDGKSEAPTDYMVTQTIKADANGVFTYAAPRAGWWGFAALNEADFTLKADGQDKGVELGAVIWVKFEDWKTK
- the cbiM gene encoding cobalt transporter CbiM — protein: MHISEGVLSAPVLGAGITLALAGTAIGLKKLEEDKIPKAAILSAAFFVASLIHVPIGPSSAHLVLNGILGLMLGWVAFPSILIALLLQGVLFQFGGITTLGVNTVIMATPAVVCYYLFAGFAVRQGAVGYAASFACGFLSVFFSSLLVGAALMFTQESFFEVAWAVILTHLPVMIIEGLVAVFCVGFLKKVQPELLPRWSSSQQQAALKNLNDMAEKHA
- the cbiQ gene encoding cobalt ECF transporter T component CbiQ — encoded protein: MIEETFASGRSFIHKTDPRCRVVAAILLCFVIALGRKIPMLWAGFGLSIILVMWARLNLVDVFKRLLAIWFFLLFLWAILPFTCQGEVIWRMGKLGITRQGIDLCTAITIKSNAVLLVFIALITTMDFSTLGYALNFFNAPKKLVHLLLLTYRYIFVIEEEHRRLVRAAKLRCFQPGTNMHTYRTYAYLCGMLFVRASARAQRVYNAMKCRGFSGRFICLHEFAISRADKIWTLAILTAAACLFFMETTL
- a CDS encoding ABC transporter ATP-binding protein; its protein translation is MTLSTAILRLENISFSYPGQGRVLNDLSLEVNKGDRIGLIGPNGSGKTTLFHIIMGLLAPTSGTIEFFGTPVKSQKDFKDIYKKVGFLFQDADDQLFSPTVLEDVAFGPLNLGKSKAEARIIAQTTLERLGIAHFENRITHKLSGGEKRLVALATVLSMEPELLLLDEPSTGLDERTKAVLVKVLNDLDLSYILISHESDFMSQASDTMFMMENGQLLKDVHIHQYIHKHPNPGQRH
- a CDS encoding J domain-containing protein; protein product: MNNTNFEDYYEDLQVSPNADMATIDRVYRLLAKQYHPDNIATGNLERFQVLTTAHRILSDPEKRAAYDVSYEENRSGRWQNFFQAIPEGKLEADDYRRNHLLSVLYVRCRENPRDPGVGLWRLEQILGWPENLMEFHCWYLKEKGYMVRNDSGGLAITASGEDKIEKEGLAFGKDRLLPETTGNVNR
- a CDS encoding ATP-binding protein encodes the protein MHGYIQREKENKLHSALSRSPAVAILGPRQSGKSTTAKMLLKDTPSIYLDLQDRVDRNKLSEPELFFDRYRDKLICLDEIQLLPEFFSVLRSEIDKDRRPGRFLILGSASRDLIKQSTESLAGRIAYIDLTPFTVKEVADSSDWPDIWLRGGFPESILAANDMNSFDWRLDFIRTFMERDIPNLGFNIPVPVIERLWLLLAHYHGQTVNYHKLAAAADLSIPTLKKYLAILEQTYMVRLLPPAETNLKKRLIKSPKVYLRDSGILHALLDIEQYDSLLSNPISGASWEGFVIENIITEYDRWRPSFVRTSNGAEIDLILDRAGQQHLFECKLSKAPKPSRGFYELVDAINPKSAWVVAPVDESYEIKKGVYVCPPAALEI
- a CDS encoding type II toxin-antitoxin system HipA family toxin; translation: MSPYKLPPEPGLHEHTDRGFGPIFGLFDDSLPEGWGLLLMDRFFRQQGFDIEQLTVLDRLTFLGNTTMGALVYEPATGPERFTDLINLKKLSDQSRQILEGRCVDVLPELIRTGGSPGGAKPKVLIGVNSDTIIAGEEDLSQGFEHWIVKFPSQKDFPDAGAVEYAYSLMAQNAGIQMPETRLFEANVQERFFGIKRFDRQFNQRFHVHTFGNVIHSNFRIPECDYETLLKVTLDLTKNHEDVKRIFRQMVFNVLANNRDDHVKNFAFMINEFREWTLTPAYDLVYSTGPGGEHSMTLSGEGRSPGKNEINKLGGMIGIARKEINGIVNQVANAVGNWPQFAGQAKVLNQTRDYIQERIDRNMNCAGV